The following are encoded together in the Gopherus evgoodei ecotype Sinaloan lineage chromosome 17, rGopEvg1_v1.p, whole genome shotgun sequence genome:
- the TPST1 gene encoding protein-tyrosine sulfotransferase 1, producing the protein MVGKLKQNLLLACLVISSVTVFYLGQHAMECHHRIEERSQPVRMESGRTTIRTVFNLKANKTFVYNKDMPLIFIGGVPRSGTTLMRAMLDAHPDIRCGEETRVIPRILAVKQMWARSSKEKIRLDEAGVTDEVLDSAMQAFLLEIIVKHGEPAPYLCNKDPFALKSLTYLARIFPNARFLLMVRDGRASVHSMISRKVTIAGFDLNSYRDCLTKWNRAIETMYNQCMEVGFERCMLVHYEQLVLHPERWMRTLLKFLHIPWNQAVLHHEEMIGKAGGVSLSKVERSTDQVIKPVNVEALSKWVGKIPSDVLQDMPVIAPMLAKLGYDPYANPPNYGKPDQKVLENTQRVYKGEFPLPDFLKKCLRQNQWSRISMDLTCT; encoded by the exons ATGGTTGGAAAACTCAAACAAAACTTGTTGTTGGCATGTCTGGTGATCAGCTCAGTGACAGTGTTTTATTTGGGGCAACATGCTATGGAATGTCACCACAGAATAGAAGAACGCAGCCAGCCAGTGAGGATGGAAAGTGGGAGAACCACAATAAGAACTGTCTTTAACTTAAAGGCAAATAAAACTTTTGTTTACAATAAAGACATGCCTTTAATATTTATTGGAGGGGTGCCTCGAAGTGGCACTACACTAATGCGTGCCATGCTAGATGCTCACCCTGATATCCGCTGTGGAGAAGAGACTAGGGTAATCCCTCGAATTCTGGCAGTTAAGCAGATGTGGGCCAGATCAAGTAAAGAGAAAATCAGACTGGATGAAGCTGGGGTGACAGATGAAGTTCTGGACTCAGCCATGCAAGCCTTTTTATTGGAAATCATTGTTAAACACGGGGAACCTGCTCCCTATTTGTGTAATAAAGATCCTTTTGCTCTGAAGTCCTTAACTTATCTTGCCAGAATTTTCCCCAATGCCAGATTTCTTCTAATGGTACGGGATGGTCGTGCATCAGTGCATTCCATGATATCTAGAAAAGTCACCATAGCTGGGTTTGACCTTAACAGCTACAGGGACTGTTTGACCAAGTGGAATCGTGCCATAGAGACTATGTATAACCAGTGTATGGAGGTTGGTTTTGAAAGATGCATGCTGGTACACTATGAACAACTTGTATTACATCCTGAAAGGTGGATGAGAACTCTATTAAAGTTTCTCCACATTCCATGGAACCAAGCAGTGCTACACCATGAGGAAATGATTGGGAAAGCAGGTGGTGTGTCTCTTTCAAA agtTGAAAGATCTACAGATCAAGTAATCAAACCAGTCAACGTAGAAGCTTTGTCCAAATGGGTTGGGAAAATACCATCAGATGTTTTACAAGACATGCCAGTGATTGCACCAATGTTAGCTAAACTTGGCTACGATCCGTATGCCAATCCACCAAATTATGGAAAGCCAGATCAAAAAGTTCTTGAAAACACACAAAGG